The following proteins are encoded in a genomic region of Palaemon carinicauda isolate YSFRI2023 chromosome 19, ASM3689809v2, whole genome shotgun sequence:
- the LOC137658297 gene encoding (Lyso)-N-acylphosphatidylethanolamine lipase-like yields MSEQNRFEIEEQQERWVGGWLKWCPTSPSLLREAEKALLSNLKSAYSVRDVNVGDCIGKEESYIWTIILNEDSPKILIVFLHGFGCGWVFFFFFNFDSIAAHGPVYAFDTIGFGRSLRPAFSKDPIEAEREFIITIEAWREKMNLNKFTLLGHSFGGFLAASYAIKYPERIEHLILAEPWGLSERPVDGYRYNGGFWVKPICIILEYFNPFFIVRAAGPLGPKLLQKVRPDLRQIF; encoded by the exons ATGAGTGAACAAAATCGGTTCGAGATTGAAGAGCAACAAGAACGCTGGGTTGGTGGCTGGCTAAAATGGTGTCCAACATCACCAAGTCTGCTAAGAGAAGCAGAGAAGGCACTTCTATCAAATCTCAAAAGTGCATACAGTGTACGTGACGTTAATGTTGGTGACTGTATTGGAAAAGAAGAATCTTATATATGGACTATCATTTTGAATGAGGATTCCCCTAAAATACTCATAGTTTTTTTACATGGGTTTGGATGtggatgggttttttttttttttttcaattttgattccATTGCTGCACATGGACCAGTGTATGCCTTCGATACAATCGGGTTTGGTCGAAGCTTGCGCCCTGCATTCTCCAAAGATCCCATAGAGGCAGAAAGGGAGTTTATAATTACGATAGAAGCCTGGAGGGAGAAAATGAATCTTAATAAATTCACCTTGTTAGGGCATTCCTTTGGTGGCTTTCTAGCAGCGTCGTATGCTATAAAGTATCCTGAAAGAATAGAGCATTTAATTTTGGCTGAGCCATGGGGCCTTTCGGAGCGGCCTGTGGATGGT tatagataca ATGGAGGCTTTTGGGTAAAACCAATTTGTATAATACTTGAGTACTTTAATCCTTTTTTTATTGTGAGAGCTGCTGGTCCCTTGGGACCAAAACTTCTACAAAAAGTCCGGCCTGACCTTAGACAAATTTTCTGA